The proteins below are encoded in one region of Eulemur rufifrons isolate Redbay chromosome 2, OSU_ERuf_1, whole genome shotgun sequence:
- the HSD11B1L gene encoding hydroxysteroid 11-beta-dehydrogenase 1-like protein isoform X1, with the protein MASPEAPEHVVQFALDKLGGLDYLVLNHVGGAPAGMRARSAQATRGLLQAPPSSGSRPRPGLRLRPVTRGRCLQVNLLSYVQLTSRALPSLTDSKGSLVVVSSLLGRVPTSFSTPYSAAKFALDGFFGSLRRELDVQDVDVAITMCVLGLRDRAPAAQGVRGVTRAMASPGPRAALAVIRGGATRAPGVFYPWRFHLLCLLRGWLPRPRAWFIRQDLNISAAAAA; encoded by the exons ATGGCCTCCCCCGAGGCGCCCGAGCACGTGGTGCAGTTTGCCCTGGACAAGCTgg GCGGGCTGGACTACCTCGTGCTGAACCACGTCGGCGGCGCCCCGGCCGGCATGCGGGCCCGCAGCGCCCAGGCGACACGCGGGCTCTTGCAG GCTCCACCCTCTTCCGGGTCTAGGCCCCGCCCCGGGCTCCGCCTCCGCCCGGTGACTCGCGGCCGCTGCCTGCAGGTGAACTTGCTGAGTTACGTGCAGCTGACTTCGCGGGCGCTGCCGAGCCTGACGGACAGCAAGGGCTCCCTGGTGGTGGTGTCCTCGCTGCTTG GCCGCGTGCCCACGTCCTTCTCTACGCCCTACTCCGCGGCCAAGTTCGCGCTTGACGGCTTCTTCGGCTCCCTGCGACGCGAGCTGGACGTGCAGGACGTGGACGTGGCCATCACCATGTGCGTGCTGGGCCTCCGGGACCGCGCCCCCGCCGCCCAGGGCGTcag AGGCGTCACGCGTGCCATGGCGTCCCCGGGACCCAGAGCGGCCCTGGCAGTGATCCGCGGCGGGGCCACGCGCGCCCCCGGAGTCTTCTACCCGTGGCGCTTCCACCTGCTGTGCCTGCTGCGGGGCTGGCTGCCGCGCCCGCGGGCCTGGTTCATCCGCCAGGACCTGAACATCTCGGCCGCCGCTGCCGCCTGA
- the HSD11B1L gene encoding hydroxysteroid 11-beta-dehydrogenase 1-like protein isoform X3, producing the protein MKVLLLTALGALFFAYYWDDNFDPASLQGARVLLTGASAGVGEELAYHYARLGSHLVLTAYTEALLQKVVGNCRKLGAPKVFYIAADMASPEAPEHVVQFALDKLGGLDYLVLNHVGGAPAGMRARSAQATRGLLQVNLLSYVQLTSRALPSLTDSKGSLVVVSSLLGRVPTSFSTPYSAAKFALDGFFGSLRRELDVQDVDVAITMCVLGLRDRAPAAQGVRGVTRAMASPGPRAALAVIRGGATRAPGVFYPWRFHLLCLLRGWLPRPRAWFIRQDLNISAAAAA; encoded by the exons ATGAAGGTGCTGCTCCTCACAGCGCTGGGGGCCCTGTTCTTCGCCTACTATTGGGACGACAACTTCGACCCAG ccAGCCTCCAGGGCGCCCGCGTGCTGTTGACGGGGGCCAGTGCGGGTGTGGGTGAGGAGCTGGCGTACCACTATGCTCGCCTGGGCTCACACCTGGTGCTAACTGCCTACACTGAGGCCCTCCTGCAAAAG GTGGTAGGGAACTGCCGGAAGCTGGGCGCCCCCAAGGTCTTCTACATCGCAGCGGACATGGCCTCCCCCGAGGCGCCCGAGCACGTGGTGCAGTTTGCCCTGGACAAGCTgg GCGGGCTGGACTACCTCGTGCTGAACCACGTCGGCGGCGCCCCGGCCGGCATGCGGGCCCGCAGCGCCCAGGCGACACGCGGGCTCTTGCAG GTGAACTTGCTGAGTTACGTGCAGCTGACTTCGCGGGCGCTGCCGAGCCTGACGGACAGCAAGGGCTCCCTGGTGGTGGTGTCCTCGCTGCTTG GCCGCGTGCCCACGTCCTTCTCTACGCCCTACTCCGCGGCCAAGTTCGCGCTTGACGGCTTCTTCGGCTCCCTGCGACGCGAGCTGGACGTGCAGGACGTGGACGTGGCCATCACCATGTGCGTGCTGGGCCTCCGGGACCGCGCCCCCGCCGCCCAGGGCGTcag AGGCGTCACGCGTGCCATGGCGTCCCCGGGACCCAGAGCGGCCCTGGCAGTGATCCGCGGCGGGGCCACGCGCGCCCCCGGAGTCTTCTACCCGTGGCGCTTCCACCTGCTGTGCCTGCTGCGGGGCTGGCTGCCGCGCCCGCGGGCCTGGTTCATCCGCCAGGACCTGAACATCTCGGCCGCCGCTGCCGCCTGA
- the HSD11B1L gene encoding hydroxysteroid 11-beta-dehydrogenase 1-like protein isoform X2 — MKVLLLTALGALFFAYYWDDNFDPGGLDYLVLNHVGGAPAGMRARSAQATRGLLQVNLLSYVQLTSRALPSLTDSKGSLVVVSSLLGRVPTSFSTPYSAAKFALDGFFGSLRRELDVQDVDVAITMCVLGLRDRAPAAQGVRGVTRAMASPGPRAALAVIRGGATRAPGVFYPWRFHLLCLLRGWLPRPRAWFIRQDLNISAAAAA; from the exons ATGAAGGTGCTGCTCCTCACAGCGCTGGGGGCCCTGTTCTTCGCCTACTATTGGGACGACAACTTCGACCCAG GCGGGCTGGACTACCTCGTGCTGAACCACGTCGGCGGCGCCCCGGCCGGCATGCGGGCCCGCAGCGCCCAGGCGACACGCGGGCTCTTGCAG GTGAACTTGCTGAGTTACGTGCAGCTGACTTCGCGGGCGCTGCCGAGCCTGACGGACAGCAAGGGCTCCCTGGTGGTGGTGTCCTCGCTGCTTG GCCGCGTGCCCACGTCCTTCTCTACGCCCTACTCCGCGGCCAAGTTCGCGCTTGACGGCTTCTTCGGCTCCCTGCGACGCGAGCTGGACGTGCAGGACGTGGACGTGGCCATCACCATGTGCGTGCTGGGCCTCCGGGACCGCGCCCCCGCCGCCCAGGGCGTcag AGGCGTCACGCGTGCCATGGCGTCCCCGGGACCCAGAGCGGCCCTGGCAGTGATCCGCGGCGGGGCCACGCGCGCCCCCGGAGTCTTCTACCCGTGGCGCTTCCACCTGCTGTGCCTGCTGCGGGGCTGGCTGCCGCGCCCGCGGGCCTGGTTCATCCGCCAGGACCTGAACATCTCGGCCGCCGCTGCCGCCTGA
- the RPL36 gene encoding large ribosomal subunit protein eL36: MALRYPMAVGLNKGHKVTKNVSKPRHSRRRGRLTKHTKFVRDMIREVCGFAPYERRAMELLKVSKDKRALKFIKKRVGTHIRAKRKREELSNVLAAMRKAAAKKD; this comes from the exons ATGGCTCTGCGCTACCCCATGGCCGTGGGCCTCAACAAGGGCCACAAGGTGACCAAGAACGTGAGCAAACCGAGGCACAGCCGTCGCCGCGGG CGCCTCACCAAACACACCAAGTTCGTGCGGGACATGATCCGGGAGGTGTGTGGCTTTGCTCCCTATGAGCGCCGTGCCATGGAGTTGCTCAAGGTCTCCAAGGACAAACGGGCCCTCAAGTTCATCAAGAAGAGG GTGGGGACACACATCCGCGCTAAGAGGAAGCGGGAGGAGCTGAGCAACGTCCTGGCCGCCATGAGGAAAGCAGCAGCCAAGAAGGACTGA
- the MICOS13 gene encoding MICOS complex subunit MIC13 — protein MVARVWSLMRFLIKGSVAGGAVYLVYDQELLGPSDKSEAALRKAGEVVPPAMYQFSQYVCDQTGLQIPKLPAPPKIYFPIRDSWNSGVITVISALSVAPTKACEYSKEGWEYVKGRTK, from the exons ATGGTGGCCCGGGTGTGGTCGCTGATGAG GTTCCTCATCAAGGGCAGTGTGGCTGGGGGCGCCGTCTACCTGGTGTACGATCAGGAGCTTCTGGGGCCCAGCGACAAGAGCGAGGCAGCCCTGCGGAAGGCCGGGGAGGTCGTCCCCCCGGCCATGTACCAGTTCAGCCAGTACGTGTGTGACCAGACAGGCCTGCAAATACCCAAG ctcccagcccctccaAAGATTTACTTTCCCATCCGTGACTCCTGGAATTCAG GTGTCATCACAGTGATTTCGGCTCTGTCAGTGGCCCCCACCAAGGCCTGCGAGTACTCCAAGGAGGGCTGGGAATACGTGAAGGGGCGTACCAAGTAG